A portion of the Equus quagga isolate Etosha38 chromosome 17, UCLA_HA_Equagga_1.0, whole genome shotgun sequence genome contains these proteins:
- the LOC124228594 gene encoding basic proline-rich protein-like, which yields MPDEPRHNRRDAPFAVSQASQTRAPNAPTLTSSFLSRKRRKSTFQATKWNKATSAVKLTLAKQQKRLKHLPAGKILKMRVTRCNVRHPKKGWGRHGDRGLELRGRGGLRDSPEDAAGSREAEQPAAAGPEDLHARPGHDSPIVWLRPSSRMGAPRRGRRAPRQSRAPRRGPLSASLSGGRSPGLPPGPARRLEAGGRKPRAPPLTPAAPPAPSAPRHPDPETPSPRSLDPPNPSGPKSQVSVSLRRSTTQDDEGTAHTGGRASGPPRPAPPPSPRRRGRRGRRAQTTCAAFCARASQNKREACPAPPAHVTAPRPAPPLRPARAVRFSRLNLAAFRPLPCGATPCRGPESDSAEGSGPSGCGRSPAASAPLPAPPPSRRGAHRPARRGAAGHSPAGAPWLPSAAAPSARPWWAPLRWSLAARPPASPPGAAACLRASPAPAAAAAAV from the exons ATGCCAGATGAACCAAGACACAACAGGAGGGATGCTCCTTTCGCGGTGTCACAAGCCTCACAAACACGTGCGCCAAACGCCCCGACTCTGACCTCGTCATTCCTCTCACGAAAGCGCCGGAAAAGCACTTTCCAAGCCACCAAGTGGAATAAGGCCACCTCTGCAGTGAAACTTACACTCGCGAAACAGCAGAAACGCCTCAAACATCTGCCAGCAGGAAAAATTCTAAAGATGAGAGTTACCAGATGTAACGTTAGGCATccaaaa AAAGGCTGGGGGAGACACGGCGATCGCGGGCTGGAGCTGCGCGGAAGGGGCGGCCTCCGCGACTCACCTGAGGACGCGGCTGGGAGCCGGGAGGCAGAGCAGCCAGCGGCCGCGGGCCCGGAGGACCTGCACGCCCGGCCTGGCCATGACTCTCCCATTGTGTGGCTTCGCCCCAGCTCACGGATGGGAGCCCCCCGCCGCGGACGCCGTGCTCCCCGGCAGTCCCGTGCCCCGCGGCGCGGCCCCCTCTCCGCCAGCCTCTCAGGAGGGCGCTCTCCCGGGCTCCCGCCCGGCCCCGCCAGGCGCCTCGAGGCCGGCGGCCGGAAGCCCCGTGCGCCGCCGCTAACACCAGCAGCGCCGCCCGCGCCCTCCGCGCCCCGCCACCCGGACCCGGAGACGCCTTCCCCAAGGAGTCTGGATCCCCCCAACCCATCCGGTCCCAAAAGCCAAGTCAGCGTGAGCCTGCGGCGAAGTACTACTCAAGACGACGAGGGCACAGCCCACACGGGCGGCCGCGCCTCAGGGCCGCCCCGCCCAGCACCGCCACCATCGCCCCGGAGGCGCGGCCGCCGAGGCAGGCGGGCTCAGACCACGTGTGCCGCCTTCTGCGCACGCGCCAGCCAAAACAAAAGGGaggcctgcccagcccctcctgcccacgTGACCGCGCCgcggcccgccccgcccctccgcccgGCCAGGGCTGTTCGCTTCAGCCGTTTAAATTTGGCTGCCTTCCGACCCCTACCCTGCGGCGCGACCCCGTGCCGGGGCCCGGAGTCCGACAGCGCCGAGGGCTCCGGGCCCAGCGGCTGCGGCCGGTCGCCGGCGGCCTCCGCTCCCCTCCCCGCGCCGCCGCCGTCCCGCAGAGGAGCCCACCGCCCGGCCCGCCGCGGAGCCGCCGGCCACTCGCCTGCTGGGGCGCCCTGGCTCCCCTCCGCCGCCGCCCCGTCGGCCCGGCCGTGGTGGGCGCCGCTGAGGTGGTCGCTAGCTGCCCGCCCACCTGCCTCCCCGCCCGGCGCCGCCGCCTGTCTCAGAGCGagccccgcgcccgccgccgccgccgccgcggttTAA